A part of Sebastes fasciatus isolate fSebFas1 chromosome 10, fSebFas1.pri, whole genome shotgun sequence genomic DNA contains:
- the simc1 gene encoding uncharacterized protein simc1 isoform X1 → MDDVITVSSDSEKGEDSDVEIIGSFSDVMTRAADDVMTRAADPLPLTAVRVDVGAVNVNVPTLYIDLTDPRWTLPQLKLHKRPNSTALTVDLTETDVANGKIQKMENLPPNDSQMKEESTNKNQTSNKDDCNSQQSFSRDPTMFALQRDLKPKQIHLDSQTQPPKQTDEAHHRTAVVRLTRVPFLETNIAELKTPKYSVYLNSDRDRKKMSLHLRQLIDNSEALECISNWSRTADPHMDPSPDESPPKVVESLVRQEEQENSHELPITPLNVKMSQHLQSPADCPCSDEGGSVATSKEHGTREDESSSGDKAQDSSPKEVICSELQQLELDKAESRQSSDHSCAPSPTTGPNPSEPFDLDSLSHTSPISHNLMSQVDPPPTSEPTPAEDTSDWRSEVVVKADEASNSSDILRWSVPSVPALSNEDMDDGSGTGTCRGDLGIDSPVSFLWQDGSDGDEVNKDSRFDMDFRAASREDRQYVCPVTLRKIMSGPAQALLDEEDKGFGTPEVLCRQSLSLVYSTIDESYPEGTLQLLSDLLQPGYYPPRDITSHLLRGILLDPQCPYHLCVQAFNLLMRTQRHHNADTTTVPWDWELLTSVMATQDHAKRHPWEVVRLLLDYVVQTLEDDFQAKRSISALHQSIAKATLSCDQHFPRVREVIKWLFSAIMKSTEHGESREAARERDEQIRLVSVFQRMLSLALEVDRSPALNSAKLSQELFHMLIGNIRLRAHRMLLLESLQSKLLRCKLLEHLLDYACPRKIPLPMSLSLLLHFLKYCTLAPDPSVNITLYLIGQPLLFTDVVDGTERWQRWEELVHLLWMLLLSYNKAMKATGEELKSRLWSRRMQTPELVKCLSISSLLNPMVYICLWLISGYLCSSVSDQRSKAANFVYKREDVVSKPAIQEAVEAFLSRSQADLGQALPLHVEESLTYLQDHLLDVCQC, encoded by the exons CTTTATATTGACCTCACAGATCCCAGATGGACTCTTCCACAGCTGAAGTTGCACAAAAGACCGAATTCCACTGCCTTGACGGTCGACTTGACTGAGACCGACGTAGCAAATGGGAAGATACAGAAGATGGAGAATTTGCCACCGAATGATTCTCAAATGAAAGAAGAGAGTACAAATAAAAATCAAACTTCAAACAAAGATGATTGTAACTCACAGCAAAGCTTCTCAAGAGACCCAACTATGTTTGCACTACAGCGGGACTTAAAGCCAAAGCAGATACATCTGGATTCTCAAACACAACCCCCAAAGCAGACCGATGAAGCACATCATCGGACAGCAGTTGTAAGATTAACACGAGTGCCTTTTCTTGAAACTAACATCGCTGAACTGAAAACGCCAAAGTATTCTGTCTATTTAAACAGTGATCGTGATCGTAAAAAAATGTCACTGCACCTCAGGCAACTAATCGATAACAGCGAAGCACTAGAGTGCATTAGTAATTGGAGTAGAACTGCCGATCCTCACATGGATCCCTCGCCGGATGAGTCTCCTCCTAAGGTGGTTGAATCGCTTGTCAGACAGGAAGAACAAGAGAACAGTCATGAACTTCCTATCACACcgttaaatgttaaaatgtctcAGCATCTACAGAGCCCAGCTGATTGTCCCTGCTCAGATGAAGGGGGCTCTGTTGCGACCTCAAAGGAGCACGGCACTCGTGAAGATGAGTCTTCATCCGGAGATAAAGCGCAGGATTCCTCACCAAAAGAAGTCATCTGCTCCGAACTGCAACAACTGGAATTGGACAAAGCAGAATCTAGACAAAGCTCTGATCACTCATGCGCCCCCTCTCCCACCACCGGACCAAACCCTTCTGAGCCTTTTGACCTTGACTCTCTGTCCCACACAAGTCCCATATCTCATAACCTTATGAGCCAAGTCGACCCACCACCCACCTCTGAGCCTACACCGGCTGAGGATACGTCTGATTGGCGATCGGAGGTGGTGGTTAAGGCTGATGAGGCTTCAAACAGCTCTGACATCTTGCGCTGGAGCGTACCAAGTGTACCTGCTTTGTCAAATGAGGACATGGATGACGGATCTGGGACCGGGACGTGCAGAGGGGATCTTGGCATTGACAGTCCAGTGTCTTTTCTTTGGCAAGACGGGAGCGATGGAGACGAGGTGAACAAAGACAGCAGATTTGATATGGACTTCAGGGCGGCCAGTAGAGAGGACAGGCAATATGTGTGCCCAGTTACACTCAGGAAAATAATGTCTGGACCAGCTCAAGCCCTG ctcgATGAGGAAGATAAAGGTTTTGGAACTCCAGAGGTGCTATGCCGTCAGAGCCTGAGCCTGGTTTACAGTACCATCGATGAGAGTTACCCAGAGGGCACTTTGCAGCTCTTGTCTGACCTGCTGCAGCCAGGTTACTATCCCCCCCGAGATATCACCTCCCACCTGCTGCGTGGCATTCTGCTCGACCCACAGTGTCCTTATCACCTGTGCGTGCAGGCCTTTAATCTGCTGATGAGGACACAGAG ACACCACAATGCTGATACTACCACAGTTCCGTGGGACTGGGAATTGTTGACCTCAGTCATGGCCACTCAG GACCACGCAAAGAGACATCCATGGGAGGTTGTGCGTTTGCTTCTGGACTATGTTGTGCAGACATTGGAGGACGACTTCCAGGCCAAACGCTCCATCTCTGCCCTCCACCAGTCCATCGCCAAGGCAACATTGTCGTGTGATCAGCATTTCCCTCGCGTCAG ggAGGTCATCAAGTGGCTCTTTTCTGCCATCATGAAATCAACAGAGCATGGAGAGAGTAGAGaagcagccagagagagagatgaacaaATCAG ATTGGTGTCCGTCTTCCAGAGGatgctgtctttggctctggaGGTGGACCGTTCTCCAGCTCTAAACTCTGCCAAGCTATCCCAGGAGCTCTTCCATATGCTCATCGGCAATATACGTCTGCGAGCAcacag GATGTTGTTGCTAGAGAGCCTGCAGAGCAAGCTGCTGAGATGTAAGCTGTTGGAACATCTGTTGGACTACGCATGCCCACGGAAAATCCCTCTGCCCATGTCACTCAGTCTTCTGCTTCACTTTCTGAAGTACTGCACCCTGGCGCCAGACCCTTCGGTGAATATCACTCTTTACCTCATCGGCCAGCCTTTGCTCTTCACAGATGTAGTG GATGGTACTGAAAGGTGGCAGAGGTGGGAAGAGTTGGTCCATCTTCTCTGGATGTTGCTGCTCAGCTACAACAAAGCGATGAAAG ccactggagaggagttAAAGAGCCGGCTCTGGAGCCGCAGGATGCAGACCCCTGAACTAGTCAAATGTCTTTCCATTTCCTCTCTGCTTAACCCAATGGTGTATATCTGTCTTTGGCTCATATCTG GCTATCTGTGCAGCTCAGTCTCTGATCAAAGAAGCAAAGCCGCCAACTTCGTCTACAAGCGGGAGGACGTGGTATCCAAGCCCGCCATCCAAGAAGCCGTGGAGGCCTTCCTGTCCAGATCCCAGGCTGACCTCGGCCAAGCCTTACCGCTCCACGTGGAAGAGTCCCTTACTTATCTGCAGGATCACCTGCTGGATGTCTGTCagtgttga
- the simc1 gene encoding uncharacterized protein simc1 isoform X5, with the protein MENLPPNDSQMKEESTNKNQTSNKDDCNSQQSFSRDPTMFALQRDLKPKQIHLDSQTQPPKQTDEAHHRTAVVRLTRVPFLETNIAELKTPKYSVYLNSDRDRKKMSLHLRQLIDNSEALECISNWSRTADPHMDPSPDESPPKVVESLVRQEEQENSHELPITPLNVKMSQHLQSPADCPCSDEGGSVATSKEHGTREDESSSGDKAQDSSPKEVICSELQQLELDKAESRQSSDHSCAPSPTTGPNPSEPFDLDSLSHTSPISHNLMSQVDPPPTSEPTPAEDTSDWRSEVVVKADEASNSSDILRWSVPSVPALSNEDMDDGSGTGTCRGDLGIDSPVSFLWQDGSDGDEVNKDSRFDMDFRAASREDRQYVCPVTLRKIMSGPAQALLDEEDKGFGTPEVLCRQSLSLVYSTIDESYPEGTLQLLSDLLQPGYYPPRDITSHLLRGILLDPQCPYHLCVQAFNLLMRTQRHHNADTTTVPWDWELLTSVMATQDHAKRHPWEVVRLLLDYVVQTLEDDFQAKRSISALHQSIAKATLSCDQHFPRVREVIKWLFSAIMKSTEHGESREAARERDEQIRLVSVFQRMLSLALEVDRSPALNSAKLSQELFHMLIGNIRLRAHRMLLLESLQSKLLRCKLLEHLLDYACPRKIPLPMSLSLLLHFLKYCTLAPDPSVNITLYLIGQPLLFTDVVDGTERWQRWEELVHLLWMLLLSYNKAMKATGEELKSRLWSRRMQTPELVKCLSISSLLNPMVYICLWLISGYLCSSVSDQRSKAANFVYKREDVVSKPAIQEAVEAFLSRSQADLGQALPLHVEESLTYLQDHLLDVCQC; encoded by the exons ATGGAGAATTTGCCACCGAATGATTCTCAAATGAAAGAAGAGAGTACAAATAAAAATCAAACTTCAAACAAAGATGATTGTAACTCACAGCAAAGCTTCTCAAGAGACCCAACTATGTTTGCACTACAGCGGGACTTAAAGCCAAAGCAGATACATCTGGATTCTCAAACACAACCCCCAAAGCAGACCGATGAAGCACATCATCGGACAGCAGTTGTAAGATTAACACGAGTGCCTTTTCTTGAAACTAACATCGCTGAACTGAAAACGCCAAAGTATTCTGTCTATTTAAACAGTGATCGTGATCGTAAAAAAATGTCACTGCACCTCAGGCAACTAATCGATAACAGCGAAGCACTAGAGTGCATTAGTAATTGGAGTAGAACTGCCGATCCTCACATGGATCCCTCGCCGGATGAGTCTCCTCCTAAGGTGGTTGAATCGCTTGTCAGACAGGAAGAACAAGAGAACAGTCATGAACTTCCTATCACACcgttaaatgttaaaatgtctcAGCATCTACAGAGCCCAGCTGATTGTCCCTGCTCAGATGAAGGGGGCTCTGTTGCGACCTCAAAGGAGCACGGCACTCGTGAAGATGAGTCTTCATCCGGAGATAAAGCGCAGGATTCCTCACCAAAAGAAGTCATCTGCTCCGAACTGCAACAACTGGAATTGGACAAAGCAGAATCTAGACAAAGCTCTGATCACTCATGCGCCCCCTCTCCCACCACCGGACCAAACCCTTCTGAGCCTTTTGACCTTGACTCTCTGTCCCACACAAGTCCCATATCTCATAACCTTATGAGCCAAGTCGACCCACCACCCACCTCTGAGCCTACACCGGCTGAGGATACGTCTGATTGGCGATCGGAGGTGGTGGTTAAGGCTGATGAGGCTTCAAACAGCTCTGACATCTTGCGCTGGAGCGTACCAAGTGTACCTGCTTTGTCAAATGAGGACATGGATGACGGATCTGGGACCGGGACGTGCAGAGGGGATCTTGGCATTGACAGTCCAGTGTCTTTTCTTTGGCAAGACGGGAGCGATGGAGACGAGGTGAACAAAGACAGCAGATTTGATATGGACTTCAGGGCGGCCAGTAGAGAGGACAGGCAATATGTGTGCCCAGTTACACTCAGGAAAATAATGTCTGGACCAGCTCAAGCCCTG ctcgATGAGGAAGATAAAGGTTTTGGAACTCCAGAGGTGCTATGCCGTCAGAGCCTGAGCCTGGTTTACAGTACCATCGATGAGAGTTACCCAGAGGGCACTTTGCAGCTCTTGTCTGACCTGCTGCAGCCAGGTTACTATCCCCCCCGAGATATCACCTCCCACCTGCTGCGTGGCATTCTGCTCGACCCACAGTGTCCTTATCACCTGTGCGTGCAGGCCTTTAATCTGCTGATGAGGACACAGAG ACACCACAATGCTGATACTACCACAGTTCCGTGGGACTGGGAATTGTTGACCTCAGTCATGGCCACTCAG GACCACGCAAAGAGACATCCATGGGAGGTTGTGCGTTTGCTTCTGGACTATGTTGTGCAGACATTGGAGGACGACTTCCAGGCCAAACGCTCCATCTCTGCCCTCCACCAGTCCATCGCCAAGGCAACATTGTCGTGTGATCAGCATTTCCCTCGCGTCAG ggAGGTCATCAAGTGGCTCTTTTCTGCCATCATGAAATCAACAGAGCATGGAGAGAGTAGAGaagcagccagagagagagatgaacaaATCAG ATTGGTGTCCGTCTTCCAGAGGatgctgtctttggctctggaGGTGGACCGTTCTCCAGCTCTAAACTCTGCCAAGCTATCCCAGGAGCTCTTCCATATGCTCATCGGCAATATACGTCTGCGAGCAcacag GATGTTGTTGCTAGAGAGCCTGCAGAGCAAGCTGCTGAGATGTAAGCTGTTGGAACATCTGTTGGACTACGCATGCCCACGGAAAATCCCTCTGCCCATGTCACTCAGTCTTCTGCTTCACTTTCTGAAGTACTGCACCCTGGCGCCAGACCCTTCGGTGAATATCACTCTTTACCTCATCGGCCAGCCTTTGCTCTTCACAGATGTAGTG GATGGTACTGAAAGGTGGCAGAGGTGGGAAGAGTTGGTCCATCTTCTCTGGATGTTGCTGCTCAGCTACAACAAAGCGATGAAAG ccactggagaggagttAAAGAGCCGGCTCTGGAGCCGCAGGATGCAGACCCCTGAACTAGTCAAATGTCTTTCCATTTCCTCTCTGCTTAACCCAATGGTGTATATCTGTCTTTGGCTCATATCTG GCTATCTGTGCAGCTCAGTCTCTGATCAAAGAAGCAAAGCCGCCAACTTCGTCTACAAGCGGGAGGACGTGGTATCCAAGCCCGCCATCCAAGAAGCCGTGGAGGCCTTCCTGTCCAGATCCCAGGCTGACCTCGGCCAAGCCTTACCGCTCCACGTGGAAGAGTCCCTTACTTATCTGCAGGATCACCTGCTGGATGTCTGTCagtgttga
- the simc1 gene encoding uncharacterized protein simc1 isoform X3, translating to MDDVITVSSDSEKGEDSDVEIIGSFSDVMTRAADDVMTRAADPLPLTAVRVDVGAVNVNVPTLYIDLTDPRWTLPQLKLHKRPNSTALTVDLTETDVANGKIQKMENLPPNDSQMKEESTNKNQTSNKDDCNSQQSFSRDPTMFALQRDLKPKQIHLDSQTQPPKQTDEAHHRTAVVRLTRVPFLETNIAELKTPKYSVYLNSDRDRKKMSLHLRQLIDNSEALECISNWSRTADPHMDPSPDESPPKVVESLVRQEEQENSHELPITPLNVKMSQHLQSPADCPCSDEGGSVATSKEHGTREDESSSGDKAQDSSPKEVICSELQQLELDKAESRQSSDHSCAPSPTTGPNPSEPFDLDSLSHTSPISHNLMSQVDPPPTSEPTPAEDTSDWRSEVVVKADEASNSSDILRWSVPSVPALSNEDMDDGSGTGTCRGDLGIDSPVSFLWQDGSDGDEVNKDSRFDMDFRAASREDRQYVCPVTLRKIMSGPAQALLDEEDKGFGTPEVLCRQSLSLVYSTIDESYPEGTLQLLSDLLQPGYYPPRDITSHLLRGILLDPQCPYHLCVQAFNLLMRTQRHHNADTTTVPWDWELLTSVMATQDHAKRHPWEVVRLLLDYVVQTLEDDFQAKRSISALHQSIAKATLSCDQHFPRVREVIKWLFSAIMKSTEHGESREAARERDEQIRLVSVFQRMLSLALEVDRSPALNSAKLSQELFHMLIGNIRLRAHRMLLLESLQSKLLRCKLLEHLLDYACPRKIPLPMSLSLLLHFLKYCTLAPDPSVNITLYLIGQPLLFTDVVDGTERWQRWEELVHLLWMLLLSYNKAMKGYLCSSVSDQRSKAANFVYKREDVVSKPAIQEAVEAFLSRSQADLGQALPLHVEESLTYLQDHLLDVCQC from the exons CTTTATATTGACCTCACAGATCCCAGATGGACTCTTCCACAGCTGAAGTTGCACAAAAGACCGAATTCCACTGCCTTGACGGTCGACTTGACTGAGACCGACGTAGCAAATGGGAAGATACAGAAGATGGAGAATTTGCCACCGAATGATTCTCAAATGAAAGAAGAGAGTACAAATAAAAATCAAACTTCAAACAAAGATGATTGTAACTCACAGCAAAGCTTCTCAAGAGACCCAACTATGTTTGCACTACAGCGGGACTTAAAGCCAAAGCAGATACATCTGGATTCTCAAACACAACCCCCAAAGCAGACCGATGAAGCACATCATCGGACAGCAGTTGTAAGATTAACACGAGTGCCTTTTCTTGAAACTAACATCGCTGAACTGAAAACGCCAAAGTATTCTGTCTATTTAAACAGTGATCGTGATCGTAAAAAAATGTCACTGCACCTCAGGCAACTAATCGATAACAGCGAAGCACTAGAGTGCATTAGTAATTGGAGTAGAACTGCCGATCCTCACATGGATCCCTCGCCGGATGAGTCTCCTCCTAAGGTGGTTGAATCGCTTGTCAGACAGGAAGAACAAGAGAACAGTCATGAACTTCCTATCACACcgttaaatgttaaaatgtctcAGCATCTACAGAGCCCAGCTGATTGTCCCTGCTCAGATGAAGGGGGCTCTGTTGCGACCTCAAAGGAGCACGGCACTCGTGAAGATGAGTCTTCATCCGGAGATAAAGCGCAGGATTCCTCACCAAAAGAAGTCATCTGCTCCGAACTGCAACAACTGGAATTGGACAAAGCAGAATCTAGACAAAGCTCTGATCACTCATGCGCCCCCTCTCCCACCACCGGACCAAACCCTTCTGAGCCTTTTGACCTTGACTCTCTGTCCCACACAAGTCCCATATCTCATAACCTTATGAGCCAAGTCGACCCACCACCCACCTCTGAGCCTACACCGGCTGAGGATACGTCTGATTGGCGATCGGAGGTGGTGGTTAAGGCTGATGAGGCTTCAAACAGCTCTGACATCTTGCGCTGGAGCGTACCAAGTGTACCTGCTTTGTCAAATGAGGACATGGATGACGGATCTGGGACCGGGACGTGCAGAGGGGATCTTGGCATTGACAGTCCAGTGTCTTTTCTTTGGCAAGACGGGAGCGATGGAGACGAGGTGAACAAAGACAGCAGATTTGATATGGACTTCAGGGCGGCCAGTAGAGAGGACAGGCAATATGTGTGCCCAGTTACACTCAGGAAAATAATGTCTGGACCAGCTCAAGCCCTG ctcgATGAGGAAGATAAAGGTTTTGGAACTCCAGAGGTGCTATGCCGTCAGAGCCTGAGCCTGGTTTACAGTACCATCGATGAGAGTTACCCAGAGGGCACTTTGCAGCTCTTGTCTGACCTGCTGCAGCCAGGTTACTATCCCCCCCGAGATATCACCTCCCACCTGCTGCGTGGCATTCTGCTCGACCCACAGTGTCCTTATCACCTGTGCGTGCAGGCCTTTAATCTGCTGATGAGGACACAGAG ACACCACAATGCTGATACTACCACAGTTCCGTGGGACTGGGAATTGTTGACCTCAGTCATGGCCACTCAG GACCACGCAAAGAGACATCCATGGGAGGTTGTGCGTTTGCTTCTGGACTATGTTGTGCAGACATTGGAGGACGACTTCCAGGCCAAACGCTCCATCTCTGCCCTCCACCAGTCCATCGCCAAGGCAACATTGTCGTGTGATCAGCATTTCCCTCGCGTCAG ggAGGTCATCAAGTGGCTCTTTTCTGCCATCATGAAATCAACAGAGCATGGAGAGAGTAGAGaagcagccagagagagagatgaacaaATCAG ATTGGTGTCCGTCTTCCAGAGGatgctgtctttggctctggaGGTGGACCGTTCTCCAGCTCTAAACTCTGCCAAGCTATCCCAGGAGCTCTTCCATATGCTCATCGGCAATATACGTCTGCGAGCAcacag GATGTTGTTGCTAGAGAGCCTGCAGAGCAAGCTGCTGAGATGTAAGCTGTTGGAACATCTGTTGGACTACGCATGCCCACGGAAAATCCCTCTGCCCATGTCACTCAGTCTTCTGCTTCACTTTCTGAAGTACTGCACCCTGGCGCCAGACCCTTCGGTGAATATCACTCTTTACCTCATCGGCCAGCCTTTGCTCTTCACAGATGTAGTG GATGGTACTGAAAGGTGGCAGAGGTGGGAAGAGTTGGTCCATCTTCTCTGGATGTTGCTGCTCAGCTACAACAAAGCGATGAAAG GCTATCTGTGCAGCTCAGTCTCTGATCAAAGAAGCAAAGCCGCCAACTTCGTCTACAAGCGGGAGGACGTGGTATCCAAGCCCGCCATCCAAGAAGCCGTGGAGGCCTTCCTGTCCAGATCCCAGGCTGACCTCGGCCAAGCCTTACCGCTCCACGTGGAAGAGTCCCTTACTTATCTGCAGGATCACCTGCTGGATGTCTGTCagtgttga
- the simc1 gene encoding uncharacterized protein simc1 isoform X2, translated as MDDVITVSSDSEKGEDSDVEIIGSFSDVMTRAADDVMTRAADPLPLTAVRVDVGAVNVNVPTLYIDLTDPRWTLPQLKLHKRPNSTALTVDLTETDVANGKIQKMENLPPNDSQMKEESTNKNQTSNKDDCNSQQSFSRDPTMFALQRDLKPKQIHLDSQTQPPKQTDEAHHRTAVVRLTRVPFLETNIAELKTPKYSVYLNSDRDRKKMSLHLRQLIDNSEALECISNWSRTADPHMDPSPDESPPKVVESLVRQEEQENSHELPITPLNVKMSQHLQSPADCPCSDEGGSVATSKEHGTREDESSSGDKAQDSSPKEVICSELQQLELDKAESRQSSDHSCAPSPTTGPNPSEPFDLDSLSHTSPISHNLMSQVDPPPTSEPTPAEDTSDWRSEVVVKADEASNSSDILRWSVPSVPALSNEDMDDGSGTGTCRGDLGIDSPVSFLWQDGSDGDEVNKDSRFDMDFRAASREDRQYVCPVTLRKIMSGPAQALLDEEDKGFGTPEVLCRQSLSLVYSTIDESYPEGTLQLLSDLLQPGYYPPRDITSHLLRGILLDPQCPYHLCVQAFNLLMRTQRHHNADTTTVPWDWELLTSVMATQDHAKRHPWEVVRLLLDYVVQTLEDDFQAKRSISALHQSIAKATLSCDQHFPRVREVIKWLFSAIMKSTEHGESREAARERDEQIRLVSVFQRMLSLALEVDRSPALNSAKLSQELFHMLIGNIRLRAHRMLLLESLQSKLLRCKLLEHLLDYACPRKIPLPMSLSLLLHFLKYCTLAPDPSDGTERWQRWEELVHLLWMLLLSYNKAMKATGEELKSRLWSRRMQTPELVKCLSISSLLNPMVYICLWLISGYLCSSVSDQRSKAANFVYKREDVVSKPAIQEAVEAFLSRSQADLGQALPLHVEESLTYLQDHLLDVCQC; from the exons CTTTATATTGACCTCACAGATCCCAGATGGACTCTTCCACAGCTGAAGTTGCACAAAAGACCGAATTCCACTGCCTTGACGGTCGACTTGACTGAGACCGACGTAGCAAATGGGAAGATACAGAAGATGGAGAATTTGCCACCGAATGATTCTCAAATGAAAGAAGAGAGTACAAATAAAAATCAAACTTCAAACAAAGATGATTGTAACTCACAGCAAAGCTTCTCAAGAGACCCAACTATGTTTGCACTACAGCGGGACTTAAAGCCAAAGCAGATACATCTGGATTCTCAAACACAACCCCCAAAGCAGACCGATGAAGCACATCATCGGACAGCAGTTGTAAGATTAACACGAGTGCCTTTTCTTGAAACTAACATCGCTGAACTGAAAACGCCAAAGTATTCTGTCTATTTAAACAGTGATCGTGATCGTAAAAAAATGTCACTGCACCTCAGGCAACTAATCGATAACAGCGAAGCACTAGAGTGCATTAGTAATTGGAGTAGAACTGCCGATCCTCACATGGATCCCTCGCCGGATGAGTCTCCTCCTAAGGTGGTTGAATCGCTTGTCAGACAGGAAGAACAAGAGAACAGTCATGAACTTCCTATCACACcgttaaatgttaaaatgtctcAGCATCTACAGAGCCCAGCTGATTGTCCCTGCTCAGATGAAGGGGGCTCTGTTGCGACCTCAAAGGAGCACGGCACTCGTGAAGATGAGTCTTCATCCGGAGATAAAGCGCAGGATTCCTCACCAAAAGAAGTCATCTGCTCCGAACTGCAACAACTGGAATTGGACAAAGCAGAATCTAGACAAAGCTCTGATCACTCATGCGCCCCCTCTCCCACCACCGGACCAAACCCTTCTGAGCCTTTTGACCTTGACTCTCTGTCCCACACAAGTCCCATATCTCATAACCTTATGAGCCAAGTCGACCCACCACCCACCTCTGAGCCTACACCGGCTGAGGATACGTCTGATTGGCGATCGGAGGTGGTGGTTAAGGCTGATGAGGCTTCAAACAGCTCTGACATCTTGCGCTGGAGCGTACCAAGTGTACCTGCTTTGTCAAATGAGGACATGGATGACGGATCTGGGACCGGGACGTGCAGAGGGGATCTTGGCATTGACAGTCCAGTGTCTTTTCTTTGGCAAGACGGGAGCGATGGAGACGAGGTGAACAAAGACAGCAGATTTGATATGGACTTCAGGGCGGCCAGTAGAGAGGACAGGCAATATGTGTGCCCAGTTACACTCAGGAAAATAATGTCTGGACCAGCTCAAGCCCTG ctcgATGAGGAAGATAAAGGTTTTGGAACTCCAGAGGTGCTATGCCGTCAGAGCCTGAGCCTGGTTTACAGTACCATCGATGAGAGTTACCCAGAGGGCACTTTGCAGCTCTTGTCTGACCTGCTGCAGCCAGGTTACTATCCCCCCCGAGATATCACCTCCCACCTGCTGCGTGGCATTCTGCTCGACCCACAGTGTCCTTATCACCTGTGCGTGCAGGCCTTTAATCTGCTGATGAGGACACAGAG ACACCACAATGCTGATACTACCACAGTTCCGTGGGACTGGGAATTGTTGACCTCAGTCATGGCCACTCAG GACCACGCAAAGAGACATCCATGGGAGGTTGTGCGTTTGCTTCTGGACTATGTTGTGCAGACATTGGAGGACGACTTCCAGGCCAAACGCTCCATCTCTGCCCTCCACCAGTCCATCGCCAAGGCAACATTGTCGTGTGATCAGCATTTCCCTCGCGTCAG ggAGGTCATCAAGTGGCTCTTTTCTGCCATCATGAAATCAACAGAGCATGGAGAGAGTAGAGaagcagccagagagagagatgaacaaATCAG ATTGGTGTCCGTCTTCCAGAGGatgctgtctttggctctggaGGTGGACCGTTCTCCAGCTCTAAACTCTGCCAAGCTATCCCAGGAGCTCTTCCATATGCTCATCGGCAATATACGTCTGCGAGCAcacag GATGTTGTTGCTAGAGAGCCTGCAGAGCAAGCTGCTGAGATGTAAGCTGTTGGAACATCTGTTGGACTACGCATGCCCACGGAAAATCCCTCTGCCCATGTCACTCAGTCTTCTGCTTCACTTTCTGAAGTACTGCACCCTGGCGCCAGACCCTTCG GATGGTACTGAAAGGTGGCAGAGGTGGGAAGAGTTGGTCCATCTTCTCTGGATGTTGCTGCTCAGCTACAACAAAGCGATGAAAG ccactggagaggagttAAAGAGCCGGCTCTGGAGCCGCAGGATGCAGACCCCTGAACTAGTCAAATGTCTTTCCATTTCCTCTCTGCTTAACCCAATGGTGTATATCTGTCTTTGGCTCATATCTG GCTATCTGTGCAGCTCAGTCTCTGATCAAAGAAGCAAAGCCGCCAACTTCGTCTACAAGCGGGAGGACGTGGTATCCAAGCCCGCCATCCAAGAAGCCGTGGAGGCCTTCCTGTCCAGATCCCAGGCTGACCTCGGCCAAGCCTTACCGCTCCACGTGGAAGAGTCCCTTACTTATCTGCAGGATCACCTGCTGGATGTCTGTCagtgttga